From a single Lolium rigidum isolate FL_2022 chromosome 7, APGP_CSIRO_Lrig_0.1, whole genome shotgun sequence genomic region:
- the LOC124676032 gene encoding bet1-like protein At4g14600, which translates to MANPMYGSGPLRSRNTSSSDEIQLRIDPVHGDLDEEIDGLHSRVRLLKGVAQEINSEAKFQNDFLNQLQMTLMKAQAGVKNNMRRMNKSIIQQGSNHIVHVVLFALLCFFVVYLLSKFSRR; encoded by the exons ATGGCGAACCCGATGTACGGCTCCGGGCCGCTTCGGTCCAG GAACACGTCGAGCTCCGACGAGATCCAGCTGCGGATCGACCCGGTGCACGGCGATCTTGACGAGGAGATCGATGGGCTGCACTCGAGGGTTCGCCTGCTCAAAGGC GTTGCGCAAGAGATAAACTCTGAGGCCAAGTTCCAGAATGATTTCCTCAACCAACTG CAAATGACCCTTATGAAAGCACAGGCTGGAGTGAAGAATAACATGAGAAGGATGAACAAGAGCATCATCCAGCAGGGCTCCAATCATATCGTCCATGTTGTCCTTTTTGCTCTCTTATGCTTCTTTGTTGTCTATCTTTTGTCAAAGTTCTCTAGAAGATAA